A single Anopheles funestus chromosome 2RL, idAnoFuneDA-416_04, whole genome shotgun sequence DNA region contains:
- the LOC125760627 gene encoding rootletin, giving the protein MEFLSHTVANSDHHHHAHAVASSGRTSAASSNHNCEITPPERTEFCQATTHRLSTVSPTASGVGTRCLELFEQAVALERRMSGSDGGDVKVSLVEIGDLCFATKVNDKQIIFCTKRRPARVPVASGSSIGGGAQDVRKGSESAAGGSVPRQLSAGADRQPQAEVVCSVVAAVGVDSSGELVDSLYLARDGQRWLRVPESDPVDFAASVDGSATAAHWSSTGSAGTLGHADPETAVKLIFDSKSTKGRRTTGRSGSDQFEQFCVKCRVYLLEHFAKFRNNVGVMSRLNGKDFAPSLGLRHSEGGGGGGPGANTSSDRSKKPFSRPFNKNRLQHETAATAGSGAGGTSNVAPATRMPSSTGSSSSPPSAADTNALIRQNNELRHRLQEEANNYRRRLDTYKQAQNNQAALVSRLQAKVLQYKQRCTDLEQLPPAAASCIGGGGSGGRYGGGTGSREPSPGSRHPHHPHHVPSSPPPAGGAICSDGTGPLSLPSVCPAARERARSRSRSQSPCRKYSEGSHDEIRHQLDEERRRCEKLLVENSCLRQQLEESHRTNDALTNDLQKLTSDWESLRDELLSKEDEWKEEEQAFNDYYNNEHTRLLKMWREVVQVRRMFNEMASTTKMELGRMHLELSGTVREVSGACSGVSVNLKQSSKFEEAQQMHIERENMELKSQLSELRLQYEAARQEISQRDQRLQQMGQDLKLLDDRYTQADSQAAQAHRMNDELERLQAALRDIAHAVVQDAETSASADVGCGGIAGEGQHHLHLSQPIVSPGVAPRSPKRSSAGAGSGGLRASQAFAEGTISAVQAALHKYQLAIHDLQVKLQTNNETLKATRKQYDGCEHARDMLSGKVTELTEKLDSANHQLSELYKERDSLQKTLDGLRSDKHTVERGKAELNSIVDSLNTDYEKLQNVNSKLQKMYDALEEEKKMIELELQRVHKDKDIQELNLRAEEERCSRLREETITLREELNKLYLSRDLLEQQRIESDGLLNMLEKQKLELEFELDRVTGERNELHATLEKRTNSNEHQEQEIRQLKSTVVQLDEERSKLRLQSNDQSADLASLKKELISAEQARLDLDSEKLAISERLKCLEMEKDKIEAELSCVARERNDLSNQLATISRKKETVGEEVMRLRQRLEQSNEMNGRLNRSLEELVKESEEKTVTIEGHEKELQRLQEQLASIRSEKESLEAVLFDTNTSLEEAEAKKDALERENQDLLIKQESHKALIARLNKDLENAERRAQDIKIQLTNAAANQEAEFLQKLSSLRTFSEENIKKLNDEKEQIRQTLEKRMQQSLQALESAKDAEIRQLREQYETLQMHLDALNQQHEEVILRAENEKQQALLIAHRDKQAVIEKLELTARELKNELENGDRLKREMAARQEKDRTTIGCLRDEITKMRTKAEEARIRAEEEMNRLEVAAGSLREEKDTLLKDGEELKVQLRLSEDRCDALNHQLQDTQRKLKEAENNTDATRKDLTDTRRTLADSNIERDKYANSNKELRDHVKRVEEQRRQQARTIEDAIAKISSLEETRNGLEQDKVRLQTILKETETNVTKLNQELTNAQTDIQKFQTDTSQKDASEKELQARLVNEGEEKERVLAELHQIKKQMADLEGTLCATRQELGRARCKANQDEHRFHQREQELCGRNEEGRGREKRLEDQKHNLEVCLADATQQIQELKARLGGAEGRVRALDEQLVQLECQKKEVENKLSSIGHTLRRIAGIQMDGSVSLPYRLMSPSRRYSPARGGTGGRSESGDYPPGHGHHGHHHHHHHHGHETRSLSGENVLIDVDPEMVRKGVRSLMQQIAHIERERDDFKVQLCTARKQLQEGSDAQLRLETKINKLQQHVRAVHEDKTNLEARLAQKTSALQSTEETLRQKSDELTALREKAAQLEQSLTSTTEERTHLEERLDKCRQAGARLESDKRHLQDELARTEARASKLDLQRVALEGDIQRLQMAMQEKDCTLRNQQERLENQQRSLTQLEDRCVALKSTVDQLKERLQAAAITETELRGEISGLQRHNADQSHTFALGQDKLKQLQKTLTGSENERRVLAERLDAAQHTINELRRNQQAAQDGTTRLQEQLAECEVQKSTLESQLRLAKWNQETSEQLAATGGNMGGGGVSASGDQELARQLISSQRERNELRNQVEALNDKIRTLERDKRPVGKYDRSEKKSAGGEYDSNRIESTAYNCGLDHAQIEQEGRELRMKVRRLETLLAEKEAELARSRAKLLESPSKASSLGGGSAGVDVERYRSAQVQAERLLDAREQSHRQQVTRLENQIAMLREQLAQEAKRRQQYILRSSRAGREMQQLRQTIGESLRNVAQDPLDTGLLESEARRLDSAVSMSLPPTTGRGGRGEYDRSLSPTFR; this is encoded by the exons ATGGAATTTCTCTCACACACGGTGGCCAACAgcgaccaccatcatcatgctCATGCTGTTGCTAGCAGTGGACGAACCAGTGCTGCCAGCAGTAACCACAACTGCGAAATCACGCCACCGGAGCGTACGGAATTCTGCCAAGCAACAACGCACCGGTTGTCAACAGTTTCCCCCACGGCATCGGGCGTTGGAACGCGTTGCCTGGAACTGTTCGAGCAGGCCGTGGCACTGGAACGGCGCATGTCAGGAAGTGATGGTGGCGACGTAAAGGTGTCGCTGGTTGAAATCGGCGATCTATGCTTCGCTACCAAGGTAAACGATAAACAAATTATCTTCTGCACCAAGCGACGCCCAGCAAGGGTACCCGTAGCGAGTGGCAGCAGTATCGGTGGTGGCGCTCAGGACGTTAGAAAAGGATCCGAATCGGCCGCGGGTGGTTCAGTTCCTCGTCAGTTGTCAGCCGGAGCGGACCGGCAGCCTCAAGCAGAAGTAGTGTGCAGCGTTGTGGCAGCGGTTGGTGTGGACAGTAGTGGTGAGCTGGTGGATAGTTTGTACCTAGCACGTGACGGACAACGGTGGTTACGGGTGCCAGAATCGGATCCAGTAGATTTTGCTGCTAGTGTCGACGGTAGTGCAACGGCCGCCCACTGGAGTAGCACCGGTTCGGCCGGTACTCTCGGTCACGCTGATCCGGAGACCGCGGTTAAACTCATTTTCGACAGTAAAAGTACGAAAGGACGTCGGACGACCGGTCGTTCCGGGTCGGACCAGTTTGAACAGTTTTGTGTCAAGTGCCGTGTGTATCTCTTGGAGCATTTCGCAAAGTTTCGCAACAACGTCGGCGTGATGTCGCGC TTGAATGGTAAGGATTTTGCACCGAGCTTAGGACTGCGCCACTCGgaaggtggtggtggaggtggaccCGGCGCAAACACCAGTAGCGATCGCTCCAAGAAACCATTCTCCAGACCGTTCAACAAGAACCGACTGCAGCACGAAACGGCTGCAACTGCTGGCAGTGGTGCTGGAGGAACATCTAACGTCGCACCAGCCACAAGGATGCCCTCGAGTACGGGAAGCAGCAGTTCGCCACCGAGTGCTGCCGATACAAACGCCCTCATCCGTCAGAACAATGAACTACGCCATCGGCTTCAGGAGGAGGCGAACAACTATCGGCGCCGGTTAGATACGTACAAGCAGGCACAGAACAACCAGGCGGCCTTAGTTAGTCGACTGCAGGCAAAGGTACTGCAGTACAAACAACGCTGTACGGATCTGGAGCAATTGCCTCCAGCAGCTGCCAGTTgtatcggtggtggtggtagcggTGGGCGCTATGGAGGAGGAACTGGAAGTCGCGAACCATCGCCCGGATCTAGACATCCGCATCATCCACATCATGTACCATCGTCGCCACCACCGGCAGGAGGCGCTATCTGTTCCGATGGAACAGGGCCACTCAGTCTGCCCTCAGTGTGTCCGGCAGCGCGAGAACGCGCTCGATCACGATCGCGATCGCAATCCCCGTGCCGGAAGTATTCCGAAGGATCCCACGACGAAATCCGCCATCAGCTGGACGAGGAACGACGACG CTGCGAAAAATTGCTGGTCGAGAACTCCTGCCTGCGGCAGCAGTTGGAAGAGTCTCATCGCACCAACGACGCATTAACGAACGATCTCCAGAAGCTTACCAGCGATTGGGAAAGCTTGCGCGATGAACTATTGAGCAAGGAGGACGAATGGAAGGAAGAGGAACAG GCTTTCAACGATTACTACAACAACGAACATACGCGGCTGTTGAAAATGTGGCGCGAAGTGGTACAGGTGCGCCGCATGTTCAACGAAATGGCCTCCACCACTAAGATGGAGCTCGGTCGGATGCATCTCGAGCTGTCCGGTACGGTGCGTGAGGTGTCGGGTGCTTGTAGCGGTGTGTCCGTTAATCTGAAACAATCGTCTAAATTTGAG GAGGCACAACAGATGCACATTGAGCGTGAAAACATGGAGCTCAAATCGCAACTTTCCGAACTTCGGCTCCAGTATGAAGCGGCAAGGCAAGAGATAAGCCAGCGTGACCAGCGACTGCAGCAGATGGGACAGGATCTGAAACTTCTCGATGATCGCTACACGCAAGCCGACAGTCAAGCAGCGCAGGCACACCGCATGAATGATGAACTGGAACGACTGCAGGCGGCACTACGCGACATAGCTCACGCGGTGGTCCAAGACGCAGAAACGAGCGCTTCGGCCGATGTAGGATGCGGTGGAATTGCCGGCGAAGGTCAGCATCATCTGCATCTATCGCAGCCAATCGTTTCACCTGGAGTGGCCCCACGATCACCGAAACGTTCTTCCGCCGGTGCCGGCAGTGGAGGACTAAGGGCTTCACAGGCTTTCGCGGAAGGAACGATTTCAGCTGTACAGGCCGCCTTGCATAAATACCAGCTAGCCATACATGATCTGCAGGTCAAGCTGCAGACAAACAATGAAACACTGAAGGCAACACGGAAACAGTACGATGGTTGCGAGCATGCACGTGACATGCTGTCCGGCAAGGTGACGGAGCTGACCGAAAAACTCGACTCGGCGAACCATCAGCTCTCGGAACTGTACAAAGAACGGGACAGTCTGCAGAAGACGCTGGATGGATTGCGCTCGGACAAGCACACAGTGGAACGTGGAAAGGCGGAACTGAACTCCATC GTCGATAGTTTAAACACCGATTATGAGAAGCTACAGAACGTCAATAGCAAACTGCAGAAAATGTACGACGCACtagaggaagagaaaaagatGATCGAGCTGGAGCTGCAGCGTGTGCATAAAGACAAAGACATTCAGGAGTTGAATTTAAG AGCGGAAGAAGAACGATGCAGTCGTCTACGAGAAGAAACCATCACGCTTAGAGAGGAGCTGAACAAGCTCTATCTCTCACGAGACTTGCTCGAACAACAACGCATCGAATCGGACGGATTGTTGAACATGCTCGAGAAACAGAAACTCGAACTGGAGTTCGAACTAGACCGCGTGACTGGCGAACGAAACGAATTGCACGCCACATTGGAAAAGCGTACCAACTCCAACGAGCACCAGGAACAGGAAATCCGCCAGCTGAAATCGACCGTCGTACAACTGGACGAAGAGCGCAGCAAACTACGTCTTCAGTCAAATGATCAGAGTGCTGATCTAGCTTCCCTCAAGAAAGAGCTAATTAGCGCCGAACAGGCCAGACTGGATCTTGATTCCGAAAAGCTGGCTATCAGTGAACGGTTGAAGTGTCTCGAGATGGAAAAAGACAAGATCGAGGCTGAACTTAGTTGTGTTGCTCGCGAGCGTAATGACCTCAGCAATCAGCTTGCAACTATTTCACGCAAGAAAGAAACCGTCGGCGAAGAGGTGATGCGTTTACGGCAGCGGTTAGAACAatcgaatgaaatgaatgGTCGACTAAATCGCTCGCTGGAAGAGCTGGTGAAGGAGAGTGAAGAGAAGACGGTTACCATCGAAGGGCATGAAAAGGAACTGCAGAGATTGCAG GAACAACTTGCTTCAATACGCAGTGAGAAGGAATCTTTGGAAGCCGTTCTTTTCGATACGAACACATCGCTCGAAGAAGCCGAAGCCAAGAAAGATGCTCTGGAGCGGGAAAATCAAGATCTACTTATCAAACAAGAATCGCACAAGGCCCTAATTGCACGACTCAACAAAGACCTGGAAAACGCGGAACGACGCGCACAGGACATCAAGATCCAGCTGACGAATGCAGCCGCAAATCAAGAGGCCGAGTTCCTACAGAAACTTTCTAGCTTGCGCACATTTAGCGAGGAAAACATCAAGAAGCTGAACGACGAAAAGGAACAGATTCGGCAAACATTAGAAAAGCGCATGCAACAGTCACTGCAAGCATTAGAAAGCGCTAAAGATGCCGAGATTCGGCAGCTACGCGAGCAGTACGAGACACTGCAGATGCATCTGGATGCGTTGAACCAACAGCACGAGGAAGTGATCCTGCGGGCAGAGAATGAAAAGCAGCAAGCCTTGTTGATTGCCCACCGCGACAAACAGGCAGTGATCGAGAAGTTGGAACTCACAGCACGTGAATTAAAGAATGAGCTGGAAAATGGCGATCGGCTGAAGCGCGAGATGGCCGCCCGGCAAGAGAAGGATCGCACCACAATCGGATGCCTGCGGGACGAAATTACTAAGATGCGTACGAAAGCCGAAGAGGCACGTATTCGAGCGGAAGAGGAAATGAATCGGCTCGAGGTAGCTGCGGGGTCGCTGCGCGAAGAGAAAGATACACTGTTAAAAGATGGAGAAGAACTTAAGGTGCAACTGCGCCTTTCGGAGGATCGTTGTGATGCATTAAACCATCAACTGCAAGATACACAACGCAAATTAAAGGAAG CGGAAAATAATACTGATGCAACGAGGAAGGACTTGACGGATACCAGAAGAACATTGGCAGACAGCAACATCGAAAGAGATAAGTATGCTAACAGCAACAAAGAACTAAGGGACCATGTGAAACGTGTAGAAGAACAGCGTCGTCAGCAGGCACGCACCATCGAAGATGCAATAGCTAAGATTTCTT CATTGGAAGAAACGCGTAATGGCCTGGAGCAGGATAAGGTGCGCCTGCAGACTATCCTCAAGGAAACAGAAACGAATGTCACTAAGCTTAATCAGGAGCTTACGAATGCTCAAACCGACATACAAAAGTTCCAGACGGACACAAGCCAAAAGGATGCCTCGGAAAAAGAACTTCAGGCCCGTTTGGTAAACGAAGGCGAGGAAAAGGAGCGTGTGCTGGCAGAGTTGCACCAGATCAAAAAGCAGATGGCCGACTTAGAGGGTACACTGTGCGCCACACGGCAGGAACTCGGCCGAGCGCGTTGTAAGGCAAACCAGGACGAACACCGGTTCCACCAGCGTGAACAAGAGCTGTGTGGACGCAACGAGGAAGGTCGTGGTCGTGAGAAACGACTCGAAGATCAGAAGCATAATCTTGAGGTGTGTCTAGCCGATGCGACACAACAAATTCAAGAGCTAAAGGCACGGCTGGGCGGTGCCGAAGGACGTGTTCGTGCGCTCGATGAACAATTGGTACAGCTGGAGTGTCAGAAGAAGGAGGTTGAAAACAAGCTCAGCTCGATCGGACACACGTTGCGCCGCATTGCGGGTATTCAGATGGATGGCTCGGTCAGTTTGCCGTATCGTCTAATGAGTCCGTCACGCCGCTACAGTCCAGCGAGAGGTGGTACCGGTGGACGGTCGGAGAGTGGCGACTATCCACCGGGACACGGTCATCACggtcatcatcaccatcatcatcatcatggacACGAGACACGCAGTCTTTCCGGTGAGAATGTACTGATAGATGTTGATCCGGAGATGGTACGGAAGGGCGTACGATCGTTGATGCAGCAAATCGCACACATCGAGCGCGAACGGGATGATTTCAAGGTGCAGCTTTGTACCGCTCGCAAACAGCTACAGGAAGGCAGCGACGCACAACTTCGCCTGGAAACGAAGATCAACAAACTGCAACAGCACGTGCGTGCAGTGCACGAAGACAAAACCAACCTAGAGGCTCGGTTGGCGCAGAAGACGAGCGCCTTACAATCGACCGAGGAAACACTGCGCCAGAAGTCAGACGAACTTACCGCTTTGCGCGAGAAAGCGGCTCAGCTAGAACAGTCTCTAACGAGCACAACCGAGGAACGAACACATCTCGAGGAGCGTTTGGACAAATGTCGTCAGGCAGGAGCACGGCTTGAATCTGACAAGCGCCACCTGCAGGATGAACTAGCACGTACAGAGGCACGTGCCTCGAAATTGGACCTGCAACGTGTCGCCCTCGAGGGTGACATACAACGGCTGCAAATGGCAATGCAGGAGAAGGATTGTACGCTGCGCAATCAGCAGGAACGGCTGGAAAATCAACAGCGTTCGTTGACACAGCTGGAGGATCGTTGTGTAGCCCTCAAGAGCACCGTCGACCAGCTGAAGGAACGGCTACAGGCTGCGGCCATAACCGAAACGGAGCTGCGCGGTGAAATAAGCGGCTTACAGCGGCACAATGCCGACCAAAGCCACACGTTCGCCCTTGGCCAGGACAAACTGAAGCAACTGCAGAAAACGCTTACCGGCAGCGAAAATGAGCGCCGCGTACTGGCCGAACGTTTGGATGCGGCCCAACATACCATTAATGAGCTGCGGCGTAACCAGCAGGCTGCACAGGACGGTACCACCCGCCTCCAGGAACAGTTGGCCGAATGTGAGGTTCAGAAATCAACCCTTGAAAGTCAACTGCGACTAGCCAAGTGGAATCAGGAAACAAGCGAACAGCTCGCAGCAACGGGTGGCAACATGGGCGGAGGTGGCGTAAGTGCTTCGGGCGATCAGGAACTGGCACGACAGCTTATCAGTTCGCAGCGAGAACGTAACGAGCTGCGCAACCAGGTGGAAGCACTAAACGATAAGATCCGCACATTGGAGCGCGATAAACGTCCCGTTGGAAAGTACGATCGGTCCGAAAAGAAATCGGCCGGCGGTGAGTACGATTCCAACCGCATCGAGTCGACGGCTTACAACTGTGGATTAGATCATGCCCAGATCGAACAGGAAGGACGCGAGCTGCGCATGAAGGTACGGCGCCTGGAAACGCTGCTGGCCGAAAAAGAAGCGGAATTGGCACGATCAAGAGCGAAGCTGCTGGAATCACCGAGCAAGGCCAGCAGTCTCGGTGGTGGCAGTGCCGGAGTGGATGTAGAACGCTACCGGAGCGCACAGGTACAGGCGGAACGGTTGCTAGACGCACGGGAACAATCACATCGGCAGCAAGTCACTCGTCTGGAGAATCAAATCGCTATGCTTCGGGAGCAGCTAGCGCAGGAGGCAAAACGACGCCAGCAGTACATATTGCGTAGTTCGCGTGCCGGTAGAGAGATGCAACAACTGCGACAGACTATCGGGGAATCACTACGTAACGTGGCTCAGGATCCGCTAGACACGGGTTTACTCGAAAGTGAAGCTCGTCG ATTGGACAGTGCTGTATCAATGAGCCTGCCACCAACAACTGGCAGAGGAGGTAGAGGAGAATATGATCGCAGTCTCAGTCCCACATTCCGTTAA
- the LOC125760631 gene encoding zinc finger protein Xfin-like, with product MELATEQEPEPVGDDDPVDVPNKNPETYCRFCFSENEIEPLFSSNGTQASAELLQRIYECIGIKLTKKEYCPSSICWSCTLTMEEFQCFRKRCLKFDALVRSLRPMVKNEPSYGTTTPTEFLLKEQKPTVKQQNAVSVVRQDKGGGSAPIAAASSNLLKFKCPFCPRHFKLKMYLDQHLWKHRDRIAQETGVAPKRSHMNGGSAAPVVKAAVVRTAAPTPPATSATVDRPISCEYCPRKFTRRMYYMQHLRRHKPDERLFRCRHCPRSFTSQMRRTGHERKIHGQASNPKPEEKDTFSCPKCSRVFKHRSSLRMHLLNHDGQLPYGCDICNCRFYSVSYLALHKKRYHGPNAARSMTNGTSIPCHYCSRWFLRECDRSSHIKQMHADMHASKESAAGFNQLLEDCPPADSEGLTDPGILLPNVHEPMMVIKEEEPDTNDPAPPAAAAPNAAVSDPSAFQFYCYSCAMPFDTEDMYSEHLDDQHPFGGEQLMDQLEASSTMEQEANLFKCPFCPKTFTRKWSMTQHIPSHIAKKGYQCEYCPAIFTRNEYLRTHRKRKHPTLPETGSYKCDYCPRLFHKARYKKVHERIAHIKKGDTLPEGDDTESEVAAINSTVDKMDESSSSMAAQELLSRASDSFDQTSNDAQSVISTQNYADLEASSRLAVVLEPFPVHVLEEYRWQLEAYASMPPQEYKLELIETPTEHERINEAEYYDVDDEDDDDEDDELGSNATASVNQEASNDSTKQHLLKRKRSKFGITLHPCPHCSKLFKSRTALRSHALYHSGELPHRCDECGVQFMRYNQLEYHKTKYHGANSATMAARYSCDYCPRIFLRKQDRTTHQMMVHARDQAEAIDASPAHGTMKKSKRKDYVCRVCDADFDKYRRCLRHITVHHPTADGGPEYKPIKLCHCPICSGIYKKREDWHEHLTEHPSVRPHHCEQCIRRRRKASSRKQVHRCSYCPKAFEHKPNLASHLRIHKQQLRFPCGECGVMYDRYRDLLTHQSRYHSENPSEIAAREPLQRCNFCPRVFTRLRDVKYHQEQVHADQVIPPGNVEDTNEPDDLEDGGPVTFGFGPEMFPETNLHEMLNEVEHPIKPDPDLDLTTSQ from the exons ATGGAATTGGCGACAGAACAGGAACCCGAACCGGTCGGCGATGATGATCCGGTCGATGT TCCGAATAAAAATCCCGAGACGTACtgccggttttgtttttcggagAATGAAATAGAGCCACTCTTTTCGTCGAACGGTACACAAGCAAGTGCCGAATTACTGCAACGAATATACGAATGTATAGGCATCAAGCTAACAAAGAAAGAATACTGCCCAAGCAGTATTTGCTGGTCCTGTACGCTTACCATGGAAGAGTTCCAGTGttttcgcaaacgctgcttgAAATTTGACGCTCTAGTCCGAAGCCTACGGCCGATGGTGAAAAACGAACCTAGCTACGGAACCACTACACCAACTGAGTTTTTGCTGAAAGAGCAAAAACCTACCGTTAAGCAACAGAACGCGGTAAGCGTTGTCCGGCAGGATAAGGGTGGTGGTAGCGCACCAATAGCAGCAGCTTCGTCGAATTTGCTGAAATTTAAATGCCCGTTTTGTCCGCGACATTTTAAGCTCAAAATGTATCTGGACCAGCATCTTTGGAAACACAGAGACAGAATCGCACAGGAGACGGGAGTTGCGCCGAAAAGATCACACATGAACGGCGGAAGCGCAGCACCCGTTGTGAAAGCGGCAGTGGTTCGCACTGCTGCACCTACACCTCCTGCTACTAGCGCTACAGTAGATCGTCCGATTAGTTGTGAATACTGTCCACGCAAGTTTACACGCCGGATGTACTACATGCAACATCTCCGTAGACACAAACCAGACGAGCGGTTATTTCGCTGCCGACATTGTCCGCGCAGCTTTACCTCACAGATGAGACGCACCGGACACGAGCGTAAGATACACGGTCAGGCAAGCAATCCGAAACCAGAGGAAAAGGACACCTTCTCATGCCCAAAGTGTTCCAGAGTATTTAAACATCGCTCATCGTTACGTATGCATTTGCTGAATCATGACGGTCAACTGCCGTACGGTTGCGACATATGTAATTGTCGCTTTTACAGTGTGAGCTATCTAGCCCTGCACAAAAAGCGCTATCACGGACCGAACGCCGCCCGGTCAATGACGAACGGTACCTCCATTCCATGTCACTACTGTTCCCGTTGGTTTTTGCGCGAGTGTGATCGCTCGAGCCACATCAAACAGATGCATGCGGATATGCACGCTAGCAAGGAATCTGCAGCCGGGTTTAACCAACTGCTCGAAGATTGCCCACCAGCAGACAGTGAGGGGCTTACCGATCCCGGAATACTGCTACCGAACGTGCACGAACCGATGATGGTGATCAAGGAGGAGGAACCAGATACGAATGATCCTGCTCcaccagctgctgctgcacccAACGCAGCAGTTAGCGATCCGAGCGCATTTCAGTTCTACTGTTATTCCTGCGCGATGCCTTTCGACACGGAGGATATGTACTCAGAGCATTTAGATGACCAGCATCCGTTTGGAGGTGAGCAGCTGATGGATCAGCTGGAAGCGTCATCCACGATGGAACAGGAGGCGAACCTATTTAAGTGTCCGTTTTGTCCAAAAACGTTTACGCGCAAATGGAGCATGACGCAACACATTCCATCACACATAGCCAAGAAAGGATACCAGTGTGAGTATTGTCCTGCCATCTTCACGCGTAACGAATACCTGCGAACGCACCGGAAGCGTAAACATCCGACACTACCCGAGACTGGTTCGTACAAATGCGACTACTGTCCGCGATTGTTCCATAAAGCGCGCTACAAGAAAGTGCACGAGCGTATTGCACATATAAAGAAGGGGGACACGTTACCGGAAGGTGACGACACGGAAAGTGAAGTAGCGGCAATTAACAGTACGGTTGATAAGATGGATGAGAGTAGCAGTAGCATGGCGGCACAAGAATTACTTTCCCGTGCGTCCGACAGTTTCGACCAAACGTCTAACGATGCGCAAAGTGTGATTTCTACACAGAACTATGCGGATTTGGAAGCATCGTCCCGGCTTGCTGTTGTATTGGAACCATTCCCGGTACACGTGTTGGAAGAATATCGATGGCAATTAGAGGCATACGCCAGTATGCCTCCGCAAGAGTATAAGCTGGAATTGATAGAAACTCCAACCGAGCATGAGAGAATCAATGAGGCCGAATATTATGATGTCGACGAtgaggacgatgatgatgaagatgatgagtTGGGTAGCAATGCAACGGCTTCGGTGAATCAAGAAGCATCGAATGACTCCACGAAACAACACCTGTTGAAAAGGAAGCGAAGCAAATTCGGCATCACGCTTCATCCGTGCCCACACTGTTCGAAACTGTTTAAATCTCGCACTGCTCTGCGATCGCACGCACTGTACCACAGTGGCGAATTGCCACATCGTTGCGACGAGTGTGGCGTGCAGTTTATGCGTTACAATCAACTGGAGTATCACAAGACCAAATATCATGGTGCCAACAGTGCGACAATGGCTGCCCGCTACAGCTGCGATTATTGTCCACGTATTTTCCTGCGCAAACAGGACCGTACCACGCACCAGATGATGGTACACGCGCGCGATCAGGCTGAAGCGATCGATGCGTCGCCCGCGCACGGGACGATGAAGAAATCCAAACGGAAGGATTATGTTTGCCGAGTGTGCGACGCGGACTTTGATAAGTATCGAAGGTGTCTACGACACATCACGGTGCATCATCCAACAGCCGATGGTGGACCGGAATATAAACCGATCAAACTATGCCATTGCCCCATATGTTCGGGCATCTACAAGAAAAGGGAAGATTGGCATGAGCATCTGACCGAACATCCGAGTGTGCGGCCGCACCATTGCGAGCAATGCATTCGGAGGCGAAGGAAAGCGTCCAGCCGGAAACAGGTACACCGTTGCTCGTACTGTCCGAAAGCGTTCGAACACAAACCGAACCTGGCGTCGCATCTGCGAATACACAAGCAGCAGTTACGGTTTCCCTGTGGCGAGTGTGGCGTAATGTACGATCGGTACCGCGATCTGTTGACGCATCAGAGCCGTTATCACTCAGAGAATCCTTCCGAAATAGCAGCCCGTGAACCGCTGCAAAGGTGTAACTTTTGTCCACGCGTCTTTACGCGTTTGCGCGACGTCAAGTATCATCAGGAGCAGGTGCATGCGGATCAAGTTATACCTCCGGGCAACGTGGAGGATACTAATGAACCGGACGACCTGGAAGACGGTGGTCCTGTGACGTTCGGTTTCGGTCCCGAGATGTTTCCCGAAACCAATCTGCATGAAATGCTGAACGAAGTTGAACACCCGATAAAACCTGATCCCGATCTAGACCTCACCACATCGCAGTAA